A window of the Acanthochromis polyacanthus isolate Apoly-LR-REF ecotype Palm Island chromosome 10, KAUST_Apoly_ChrSc, whole genome shotgun sequence genome harbors these coding sequences:
- the LOC110963722 gene encoding integral membrane protein 2A-like — protein sequence MVKIAFNSALAQKALGKEAPAAEKDPELALAPAATEGSTGRCLLTLLGIAFILSGLIVGGACLYRYFTPKRLYHGAMQFSDMSAGGESQPYYLPRVEEEVEISDSMAVISVPPPHFRPGDPAYILHDFNRKLTAYLDLTLRTCFVIPLNTSVVLPPQDLIDLFSQLMSDSYRSYLVHEDLVVTERIDDIKPLGFYIRRLCNGKETYRMQRRSSLPGGGIQKRSAEECFTIHHFENKFVTETKICKA from the exons ATGGTGAAGATCGCTTTCAACTCGGCCCTGGCGCAGAAGGCGCTGGGCAAAGAGGCGCCGGCTGCGGAGAAG gACCCGGAGCTGGCCTTGGCTCCAGCGGCCACTGAGGGCTCCACAGGTCGCTGTCTGCTCACCCTGCTGGGCATCGCTTTCATCCTCAGTGGGCTCATCGTGGGGGGAGCGTGTCTCTATCGATACTTCACCCCAAAG AGGCTGTATCACGGCGCGATGCAGTTCAGCGACATGTCAGCCGGAGGAGAGAGCCAGCCATACTACCTGCCccgggtggaggaggaggtggagatcTCCGACAGCATGGCCGTCATCAGCGTCCCACCTCCCCACTTCCGGCCCGGAGACCCCGCTTACATCCTCCACGACTTCAACAGG AAGCTAACAGCCTACCTGGACCTGACTCTGAGGACCTGCTTCGTGATTCCCCTGAACACCTCGGTGGTGCTTCCCCCTCAGGACCTCATTGACCTCTTCTCGCAGCTGATG TCGGACTCGTATCGCAGCTATCTGGTGCATGAGGACCTGGTGGTGACAGAGCGCATCGATGATATCAAGCCTTTGGGCTTCTACATCCGCCGGCTGTGTAATGGAAAGGAAACGTACAGAATGCAGCGTCGCTCCAGCCTGCCAG GTGGAGGCATCCAGAAGCGCTCTGCAGAGGAATGTTTCACCATCCACCACTTTGAAAACAAGTTTGTGACGGAGACCAAGATCTGCAAGGCTTGA
- the gpr174 gene encoding probable G-protein coupled receptor 174: MTFVNQSCESSDNLRTYQHHVYAVVYSVILAPGLLGNVLALWVFRVYVRETKKAVVYMMNLALADLLQVLSLPLRIYYYLNNTWPFGHPLCMICFYLKYVNMYASIYFLVCVSVRRCELIMRPLMYNSSRRKGDLLICGLGWLLVCLCCLPFPLLRNPISEENSNLSAAHELVCFSELPLRTVSAPAAWALLIIAELFGFVIPLILVLACTIMTAGSLRQPAAGAIPDRGEKRRALRMVLSCAVVFLVCFVPYHITMPLDFLAKANALSDCGLRDLILRCHPVTLCLASLNCSLDPLMYYFTTDEFWRRLSKPEIPESMTFNRRLSCITGGEDLDND, translated from the exons ATGACCTTTGTTAACCAAAGCTGTGAAAGCAGTGACAATCTGAGGACATACCAGCACCATGTGTATGCTGTGGTGTACAGCGTTATCTTGGCACCGGGCCTGCTGGGTAATGTGTTGGCACTCTGGGTGTTCAGGGTCTACGTCAGAGAAACCAAGAAGGCTGTGGTGTACATGATGAACTTGGCTTTGGCCGACCTACTGCAG GTTCTCTCCCTGCCTCTGCGGATCTACTACTACCTGAACAACACCTGGCCCTTCGGTCATCCCCTCTGCATGATCTGCTTCTATCTCAAGTACGTCAACATGTACGCCTCCATCTACTTCCTGGTGTGCGTGAGCGTGCGCCGCTGTGAGCTCATCATGCGTCCGCTGATGTACAACTCATCGAGGCGAAAGGGAGACCTGCTGATATGTGGCCTCGGCTGGCTGCTGGTCTGCCTTTGCTGCCTGCCCTTCCCCCTGCTGAGGAACCCCATCTCTGAGGAGAACTCAAACCTTTCAGCCGCACATGAGCTGGTGTGTTTCTCTGAGCTGCCTCTGAGGACTGTCAGCGCTCCTGCAGCCTGGGCGCTGCTGATCATAGCGGAGCTGTTTGGCTTCGTCATCCCCCTCATCCTGGTGCTGGCCTGCACAATCATGACCGCTGGGAGCCTCCGGCAGCCGGCAGCAGGGGCTATTCCAGACCGAGGGGAGAAGCGGAGGGCATTAAGGATGGTTCTAAGCTGTGCTGTTGTCTTCTTAGTGTGCTTTGTGCCTTACCACATCACGATGCCTCTGGACTTTCTGGCTAAAGCCAACGCTCTGAGCGACTGTGGCCTCAGGGACCTGATCCTGCGGTGTCACCCCGTCACGCTCTGCCTGGCCAGCCTCAACTGCAGCCTGGACCCACTCATGTACTATTTCACAACCGATGAGTTCTGGAGGCGGTTGAGCAAGCCGGAGATACCAGAGAGCATGACTTTCAACAGGCGCCTGTCGTGCATAACTGGAGGAGAGGACTTAGACAATGATTAG